In the Chlorobium limicola DSM 245 genome, one interval contains:
- a CDS encoding class I SAM-dependent methyltransferase codes for MNLRHETPIPELEGLYHELSGEYDLSETPYCIGGKAFSFLSVLDSYALLDRISPEEFVRDEQMPYWAEIWPAAIILSAFIADELSLTGKRVVEIGAGVGMVSVTAAACGAAVFATDYSTEALRFIRYNALMNKVPVDTGRLDWRSVQCAERFDMLFAADVLYERVNLLPIVTAIDKLLEPGGAAYIADPRRRLAGQFLELAGENGYAITSYSKSYTDGKMPVGVNIYRLSKANDG; via the coding sequence ATGAACCTGCGGCATGAGACTCCGATTCCGGAGCTTGAAGGGCTTTACCATGAGCTTTCCGGAGAGTATGATCTTTCGGAAACGCCATATTGCATTGGCGGGAAGGCATTCAGCTTTCTCAGCGTACTGGACAGTTATGCTCTTCTGGACAGAATATCTCCGGAAGAGTTTGTCCGGGATGAGCAGATGCCCTACTGGGCTGAAATCTGGCCGGCAGCGATAATACTGTCCGCATTTATTGCCGATGAGCTTTCCTTGACGGGCAAACGTGTTGTCGAGATCGGCGCCGGGGTGGGAATGGTGTCGGTTACCGCAGCAGCTTGCGGTGCCGCTGTTTTTGCAACCGATTACTCCACGGAAGCGTTGCGTTTTATCAGGTACAATGCTCTTATGAACAAGGTGCCGGTCGATACAGGACGTCTCGATTGGAGATCGGTTCAATGCGCCGAGCGGTTCGATATGCTTTTCGCGGCTGATGTGCTCTATGAGCGAGTCAACCTGCTTCCTATCGTAACCGCGATAGATAAATTGCTTGAACCGGGAGGCGCCGCATATATAGCCGATCCCCGAAGGAGGCTTGCAGGGCAGTTTCTCGAACTTGCCGGAGAGAACGGTTATGCAATTACTTCATACAGTAAAAGTTACACGGACGGCAAGATGCCTGTCGGAGTAAACATCTACAGATTGAGCAAAGCGAATGATGGATAG
- the hpf gene encoding ribosome hibernation-promoting factor, HPF/YfiA family has product MTKSVDTETMSVQVTLRHSSNHTSIEEYARTAVQSLARVFPGIISCHIILDHQKNDVEKNKLAEITVHVPQNVLVAKDAAAAYEPAVDACVDSLARQLQKYKEKMTQ; this is encoded by the coding sequence ATGACCAAGTCTGTCGATACTGAAACCATGAGCGTACAGGTTACCCTGCGTCACTCCAGTAATCACACCAGTATAGAAGAGTATGCCCGCACCGCGGTGCAGTCTCTGGCAAGAGTGTTCCCGGGCATCATATCGTGTCATATTATTCTTGATCATCAGAAAAACGACGTCGAAAAGAACAAACTTGCCGAAATAACCGTACATGTTCCGCAGAATGTGCTGGTGGCAAAGGATGCTGCAGCTGCATATGAGCCGGCAGTGGACGCTTGCGTAGATTCGCTTGCCCGGCAGTTGCAGAAATACAAGGAAAAAATGACTCAATAA
- a CDS encoding tetratricopeptide repeat protein — MRFRFLRYMFFLLPVIAFPFLSSCTPRFAASHEVSMPATVRDSSAEHAKNRFIAALLLAEKGDFWGAIDGYRSVQLNGSFAEAARDHAISASFLELGVIDSARVYAEKAAAGEPENRYYLRMLAAVAHLMKDYPRAVEIYRQLVQLEPQNSDYLTLLALEHIAAGDPEQALGIFQRLLSLDPSNNSTRSQVLLLEIKLKHYENAIETLSALIEEGEEKERLKLTLGELYVETGQNGPASKTFREIIAANSRFVPAWLALLELSVKSGDSGRFQLDLDAFYDTSGLKFDQKITLAELFYVRSARDSAYADPFRGMITAIEKRHPGEPKVRLLKGRLLLREKRSFEAVAEFRAVLKKEPSNIEAREELVSAYLLQKEYAKAAYEVEQVKKLPSVSRMRVLVLDGYTAFQSGNTRKAALTLEKAIKLGGKEKERWLYLQAASTLAMCYDKLGNAERSMAMYRDILLLDPANVLALNNYAYLLALQGRELDTAKKMALQAVGNEPDNPVYLDTLGWVLYKLGEFTDALGYLEKAVLLAPVEAEIAEHLLDVYEKLGLEEKAVLQREKVKRLRGK; from the coding sequence ATGCGTTTCCGGTTTCTTCGGTACATGTTTTTCCTGCTTCCGGTTATCGCTTTTCCGTTTCTGTCTTCGTGTACTCCCCGATTCGCGGCCTCACATGAGGTTTCCATGCCCGCAACCGTCCGGGACAGTTCGGCAGAACATGCAAAAAATCGTTTTATAGCTGCGTTGCTGCTTGCCGAGAAAGGTGATTTCTGGGGAGCGATTGACGGATACCGCAGCGTTCAGCTTAACGGTTCTTTTGCGGAGGCCGCACGTGATCATGCCATATCCGCTTCCTTTCTTGAGCTTGGGGTGATCGATTCTGCACGGGTCTATGCCGAAAAAGCCGCAGCAGGCGAGCCGGAAAACCGGTATTATCTCAGGATGCTTGCCGCTGTCGCTCATCTGATGAAAGATTATCCGAGGGCAGTCGAAATTTACCGGCAGCTTGTTCAGCTTGAGCCGCAAAACAGCGATTATCTTACGTTGCTAGCCCTTGAGCACATTGCCGCCGGGGATCCGGAACAGGCTCTGGGAATTTTTCAGCGTCTCCTTTCGCTCGATCCCTCCAATAACAGTACACGCTCTCAGGTACTTCTGCTTGAAATCAAGCTGAAACATTATGAGAATGCGATAGAAACGCTATCGGCACTGATCGAGGAGGGTGAAGAGAAAGAGCGCCTGAAGCTTACCCTTGGAGAGCTCTATGTGGAAACCGGCCAGAACGGGCCTGCATCGAAAACCTTTCGGGAGATTATTGCTGCCAATTCCCGTTTCGTTCCGGCCTGGCTCGCTCTGCTCGAGCTTTCGGTCAAGTCCGGCGACAGCGGGAGGTTTCAGCTTGATCTCGATGCATTCTATGATACTTCAGGCCTCAAATTCGATCAGAAAATAACGCTTGCCGAGCTGTTTTATGTCAGATCGGCAAGGGATAGCGCCTATGCGGATCCATTCAGGGGAATGATCACCGCAATCGAGAAACGTCATCCGGGGGAGCCGAAAGTCAGGCTTCTCAAAGGGAGATTGCTTCTGAGGGAAAAACGTTCGTTCGAGGCGGTGGCCGAGTTCAGGGCTGTGCTTAAAAAAGAGCCTTCAAATATCGAAGCACGGGAGGAGCTTGTTTCCGCCTATCTTTTGCAGAAAGAGTATGCGAAAGCTGCCTATGAGGTTGAGCAGGTAAAGAAACTTCCGTCGGTGTCGCGGATGAGAGTTCTTGTACTTGACGGATATACGGCTTTTCAGTCGGGAAATACCCGAAAAGCCGCATTGACGCTCGAAAAAGCCATCAAGCTTGGAGGCAAGGAAAAGGAGCGCTGGCTCTACCTCCAGGCGGCTTCGACGCTTGCCATGTGTTATGACAAGCTCGGGAATGCAGAGAGGAGCATGGCCATGTATCGGGACATTCTGCTGCTCGATCCCGCTAACGTCCTTGCGCTGAACAACTATGCCTATCTTCTTGCCCTTCAGGGTCGGGAACTCGATACGGCAAAGAAAATGGCACTGCAGGCGGTGGGGAATGAACCGGATAATCCCGTCTATCTGGATACGCTGGGATGGGTGCTTTATAAACTGGGAGAGTTTACCGATGCTCTCGGTTACCTTGAAAAAGCGGTACTCCTCGCTCCTGTTGAAGCGGAAATCGCCGAGCATCTTCTTGATGTGTATGAGAAACTTGGATTGGAGGAGAAAGCGGTTCTCCAGCGGGAAAAAGTGAAGCGATTGAGAGGCAAATAA
- a CDS encoding tyrosine-type recombinase/integrase — MTPQLSHKQPTAPDGRRYPEIERFLDYLKSQKNVSSHTLTAYRNDLDQFSIFIASHLGIGDMRNFLPEQLAVVDVRLYMGYLLKNGLQPKSIARKLATLKSFYRYLQHIGIIRTSVLAYVTTPKYPRTVPGFLTEQQTEKLFGEVLSGSSADASRSGAQDIQEQFELERDRALLEVLYSCGLRISELTGLEMHNLSLENGYVKITGKGNKQRIVPLGSCAVEALKKYFEVRRNFFRIFLKGDAGALAHVFVTKKGKKIYPMLVQRITRKYLTPVTEQKERNPHILRHSFATHLLNSGADLKSVSEMLGHSSLTTTEIYTHVTFSRLSEVYRKAHPKA, encoded by the coding sequence ATGACGCCTCAGCTTTCCCATAAACAGCCGACTGCCCCTGATGGCAGACGCTATCCGGAAATCGAACGATTCCTCGATTATCTGAAGAGCCAGAAAAACGTCTCTTCTCATACCCTCACAGCCTATCGCAATGATCTCGACCAGTTCAGCATCTTTATCGCTTCTCATCTGGGTATCGGGGATATGCGGAATTTTTTACCCGAACAGCTTGCCGTTGTCGATGTGCGTCTCTATATGGGTTATCTGCTCAAAAACGGATTGCAGCCAAAGTCGATTGCCCGTAAACTTGCCACCCTGAAAAGCTTTTACCGGTATCTGCAGCATATCGGTATCATAAGAACCTCCGTTCTCGCCTATGTGACCACACCGAAATATCCGAGAACCGTACCCGGTTTTCTTACCGAGCAGCAGACGGAGAAGCTTTTCGGGGAAGTGCTTTCCGGCTCTTCAGCTGATGCGTCCCGTTCCGGTGCACAGGATATCCAGGAGCAGTTCGAACTTGAACGCGACCGTGCTCTTCTTGAGGTATTGTACAGTTGCGGTCTTCGGATATCAGAACTGACGGGGCTTGAAATGCATAATCTCAGTCTTGAGAACGGTTATGTGAAAATAACGGGAAAAGGGAACAAGCAGCGGATCGTCCCGCTTGGCTCCTGTGCCGTTGAGGCGTTGAAAAAATATTTTGAAGTCCGGCGAAACTTCTTTAGAATATTCTTGAAGGGCGATGCCGGGGCCTTAGCGCATGTGTTTGTAACGAAAAAAGGCAAAAAGATTTATCCCATGCTTGTCCAGAGGATCACCAGAAAGTATCTGACTCCGGTAACGGAGCAGAAAGAGAGAAATCCACATATCCTTCGACACAGTTTCGCCACTCATTTGCTCAACAGCGGGGCCGATCTGAAAAGCGTCAGTGAAATGCTCGGCCACAGCAGCCTGACAACAACGGAGATCTATACCCACGTTACGTTCAGCAGGCTCAGTGAGGTTTACCGGAAAGCCCATCCTAAAGCTTGA
- the ruvB gene encoding Holliday junction branch migration DNA helicase RuvB, with protein MRIELLNTPADALETRFEEQIRPIRMLDFAGQQRLTDNLRVFISAAKMRGDALDHVLLSGPPGLGKTTLAHIIAAEMGSSIKATSGPLLDKAGNLAGLLTGLQKGDVLFIDEIHRMPPAVEEYLYSAMEDFRIDIMLDSGPSARAVQLRIEPFTLVGATTRSGLLTSPLRARFGINSRFDYYSADLLEKIIIRASGILGIGVDQDAAAEIAGRSRGTPRIANRLLRRARDFAQVADAPLITRSIAMTTLDCLEIDEEGLDDMDKKIMDTIVNKFSGGPVGAASLAVSVGEEQDTIEEVYEPYLIQAGYIARTPRGRVATRRALLRFSVQESRGDGPLFEFPLEDDQRQ; from the coding sequence GTGAGAATTGAACTGTTGAATACCCCGGCTGATGCTCTTGAAACCCGGTTTGAAGAGCAGATCCGTCCGATAAGAATGCTGGATTTTGCCGGTCAGCAGCGTCTGACGGACAATCTGAGAGTTTTTATATCGGCAGCGAAAATGAGGGGGGATGCGCTCGATCACGTGCTGCTTTCAGGACCGCCAGGTTTGGGAAAAACCACCCTGGCTCATATCATTGCTGCCGAGATGGGAAGCAGTATCAAGGCAACTTCAGGCCCTCTTCTCGACAAGGCGGGCAATCTTGCCGGTCTTCTGACCGGACTGCAGAAAGGCGATGTTCTGTTTATCGACGAGATTCATCGCATGCCTCCGGCGGTTGAAGAGTATCTCTATTCGGCGATGGAGGATTTCCGTATCGATATCATGCTGGACAGCGGGCCGTCTGCCCGGGCGGTACAGTTGCGGATCGAACCCTTTACCCTGGTGGGGGCGACAACCCGATCAGGCCTGTTAACCTCTCCGCTCAGGGCGCGTTTCGGTATCAACAGCCGTTTCGATTACTATTCTGCCGATCTTCTTGAAAAAATCATTATCAGAGCGTCGGGAATACTCGGCATCGGGGTTGATCAGGATGCGGCAGCTGAAATTGCCGGACGTTCAAGGGGAACTCCCCGCATTGCCAACAGGCTTCTGAGGCGTGCGCGTGACTTCGCCCAGGTTGCCGATGCTCCGCTTATCACCCGTTCGATAGCCATGACAACGCTTGACTGCCTGGAGATCGATGAAGAGGGGCTTGACGATATGGACAAGAAGATCATGGATACCATAGTCAACAAGTTCAGCGGCGGACCTGTCGGGGCAGCTTCTCTTGCTGTTTCCGTCGGGGAGGAGCAGGACACTATCGAGGAGGTTTATGAACCCTATCTCATACAGGCTGGTTATATCGCCAGAACACCGAGAGGGCGTGTTGCAACGCGTCGGGCTCTTCTCCGTTTTTCAGTTCAGGAAAGCAGAGGCGATGGTCCCCTTTTCGAATTCCCGCTCGAGGATGATCAACGGCAGTAA
- a CDS encoding peptide-binding protein translates to MMKADCITRPYRGGALYCCFLVLSLLLSSCTGGSNNRERGSAAKDTTLVITMLGDADFLNPVIGASVTSSNISGLIYPSLLQSEFDTTTGLLNFLALEKQLRPSIGGKKPEAALAKTWKMSADHKSITYILRDDAFWDDGKPIVSGDFSFTYRLYGNPLIASPRQQYLAELIGADKGSVDFDRAIETPDDTTLIFRFFKPVPEHLALFHTSLTPLPAHLWKGIKPEDLRSSPLNQKPVGAGPYRLQAWGKQQELVLASNRRSNLPKPGNIALINWRIVPDYTVRLAQLQTNAVDIVENIKPEDFPALVKANPEVEIKSVGLRVYDYVGWSNIDQAVYHKTGKTVPHPLFGSPEVRRALTMAVDREAIIDGYLKEYGTLCNTDISPSLKWAYNRSITPHSYDPAAAVSLLGKQGWKPGPDGILQKNGRKFSFVLYTNSGNARRNYASVIIQQNLKAIGIDCRLDVQESNVFFENLQNRKLDAWMAGWSIGLEIDPLDVWGSDLKKSTFNFVGYRNPRIDEICELAKGKMVQPDARPYWLEYQDIIHRDQPVTFLYWIRETQGFSKRIGGEQLNISGTFYNIDDWTLTPSATHAP, encoded by the coding sequence ATGATGAAAGCTGACTGCATTACGAGGCCGTACCGTGGCGGCGCTCTCTATTGCTGTTTTCTGGTACTTTCGCTGCTGCTGAGCTCATGCACCGGCGGTTCCAACAACAGGGAGCGAGGCAGTGCGGCAAAAGATACGACACTGGTTATCACCATGCTTGGCGATGCCGATTTTCTCAATCCGGTTATCGGGGCCAGTGTCACCTCGAGCAATATATCGGGGCTGATCTATCCTTCCCTGCTGCAGAGCGAATTCGACACGACAACCGGTCTTCTGAATTTTCTGGCCCTTGAAAAACAGCTCCGTCCTTCAATCGGAGGGAAAAAACCGGAAGCTGCGCTGGCAAAAACCTGGAAGATGTCCGCTGATCACAAGTCCATAACGTATATCCTGCGTGACGACGCCTTCTGGGATGATGGGAAACCGATTGTTTCGGGGGATTTCAGTTTTACCTACCGTCTCTACGGCAATCCTCTCATTGCAAGCCCCCGCCAGCAGTACCTTGCGGAGTTGATTGGCGCCGATAAAGGCAGTGTCGATTTCGACAGGGCAATCGAAACCCCTGACGATACAACGCTGATTTTCAGATTTTTTAAACCGGTTCCGGAACATCTGGCACTTTTTCACACGTCGCTTACCCCGCTTCCCGCACATCTATGGAAAGGTATAAAGCCTGAGGATTTAAGGAGCTCGCCGCTCAATCAGAAGCCTGTCGGGGCCGGGCCGTACAGGCTGCAGGCATGGGGCAAGCAGCAGGAGCTTGTGCTTGCTTCGAACAGGAGATCAAATCTGCCGAAACCCGGCAACATCGCGCTGATCAACTGGCGGATTGTGCCGGATTATACGGTAAGACTTGCTCAACTGCAGACCAATGCCGTTGATATCGTGGAAAATATCAAGCCTGAGGATTTTCCTGCACTGGTAAAGGCCAATCCCGAAGTTGAAATAAAGAGCGTCGGGCTCAGGGTCTATGATTATGTCGGTTGGTCGAATATTGATCAGGCCGTCTATCATAAAACCGGGAAAACGGTGCCGCATCCGCTTTTCGGTTCTCCTGAAGTGAGACGGGCACTTACCATGGCGGTTGATCGCGAAGCGATTATCGACGGGTATCTCAAAGAGTATGGTACGCTTTGCAATACCGATATTTCGCCATCGCTTAAATGGGCTTATAACCGCTCGATCACTCCTCACTCTTATGATCCTGCGGCGGCCGTATCGCTGCTCGGAAAACAGGGCTGGAAACCCGGACCGGACGGCATTCTTCAGAAAAACGGCCGAAAGTTCAGCTTTGTGCTCTACACCAATTCCGGCAACGCACGCCGAAACTATGCAAGCGTGATCATTCAGCAGAACCTCAAGGCTATAGGCATCGATTGCAGGCTCGATGTGCAGGAATCGAACGTCTTTTTCGAAAACCTGCAGAATCGCAAACTCGACGCATGGATGGCCGGCTGGTCTATCGGTCTGGAGATAGATCCTCTCGATGTCTGGGGTTCGGATCTCAAGAAGAGTACCTTCAATTTCGTCGGTTACCGGAATCCGAGAATCGATGAAATCTGTGAGCTGGCTAAAGGGAAGATGGTTCAGCCCGATGCGCGTCCCTACTGGCTGGAGTATCAGGATATCATCCATCGCGACCAGCCGGTTACTTTTCTCTACTGGATCCGTGAGACTCAGGGATTCAGTAAAAGAATCGGCGGCGAACAGCTTAATATATCCGGTACTTTTTACAATATTGACGACTGGACGCTCACTCCATCGGCAACACATGCACCGTAG
- the hprK gene encoding HPr(Ser) kinase/phosphatase — protein MNFDQKGMKKRSITVAYFFENIGRNHDIKLRRLNRVDEQKRRISERELHRPGLALAGFTNLFTYKRVQILGNTETRFLNNHDEAERRKAFENLVRFKVPCIILTSTNKLQPELLEMATEAGVPVYATRHSSTKAMYLITDFLDDQFSLHQQYHGSMVDVCGVGVLLTGKSGLGKSEIALDLIERGHGLVADDVVIIRRKGESLVLNARRNDIIDHFMEIRGLGVVDVKANFGIRAIRDIKDVQVVVELLEWNRETDYERLGLDMKSIKILGVEVPLVQLPIFPGKNIAVIIEVVALNFLLKHYSNYVAAEALTERIRTSIDKGNEQDDES, from the coding sequence ATGAATTTTGATCAGAAGGGGATGAAAAAGCGATCGATAACGGTCGCCTATTTTTTTGAGAATATCGGACGGAATCACGATATCAAGTTGCGGAGGCTGAACAGGGTCGATGAACAGAAACGGCGAATTTCCGAGCGTGAGCTTCACCGTCCGGGCCTTGCGCTTGCCGGGTTCACCAACCTCTTTACCTACAAACGGGTGCAGATTCTCGGCAATACCGAGACTCGTTTTCTCAACAATCATGATGAGGCCGAGCGTAGAAAAGCGTTTGAAAATCTCGTGCGCTTCAAGGTTCCCTGCATTATCCTGACCAGCACCAACAAGCTCCAGCCAGAGCTGCTCGAAATGGCAACCGAAGCCGGTGTTCCCGTGTATGCAACCCGCCACTCCTCGACCAAGGCGATGTATCTGATCACCGATTTTCTTGACGATCAGTTTTCGCTGCACCAGCAGTATCATGGCTCCATGGTGGATGTCTGCGGCGTAGGGGTTCTGCTGACCGGAAAAAGCGGACTTGGAAAGTCGGAAATAGCGCTCGATCTTATCGAGCGGGGTCATGGACTTGTTGCCGATGATGTCGTGATTATCCGGCGTAAAGGCGAGTCTCTGGTGCTCAATGCGAGACGAAACGATATTATCGATCATTTTATGGAAATCAGAGGTTTGGGCGTTGTTGATGTGAAGGCTAATTTCGGCATCAGGGCAATTCGCGACATCAAGGATGTGCAGGTGGTTGTCGAACTGCTTGAATGGAATCGCGAGACGGATTATGAACGTCTTGGTCTCGATATGAAATCCATCAAGATTCTCGGCGTCGAAGTTCCGCTTGTTCAGTTGCCTATTTTCCCGGGAAAAAATATTGCGGTCATCATCGAGGTCGTTGCACTGAACTTCCTTCTGAAACACTATTCGAACTATGTTGCCGCAGAAGCCTTGACTGAACGGATCAGAACCTCTATCGATAAAGGAAACGAACAGGATGATGAAAGCTGA
- a CDS encoding ABC transporter permease encodes MLTYILKRLLLSVPLIFGVLTLTFFIIRLAPGDPAAFFIQPGVSPNVAEQIRAQYGLNDPLPVQYVKWLGNVLQGDFGRSFSRAQQPVFEVIAEALPITVTIAALTLVANFTFGIIIGIISAVRQNSFLDRFLTVTALFFYSMPEFWFALMMIILFALKLQWFPASGLNEIGAESFGPFGFFLDRIWHLVLPVTVLSINGSAGIARYVRGSMLEVIRQDYIRTARAKGLPEKVVIFHHALRNALLPVITLIGSSLPFIFSGALFIEVIFAFPGMGRVTVEAIFARDYPLIIANTFISGTLIVLGNLLADVLYAVADPRIRL; translated from the coding sequence ATGCTGACCTATATTCTGAAACGACTGCTGCTTTCCGTGCCCCTGATATTCGGGGTACTTACCCTGACGTTTTTTATCATCAGGCTCGCTCCCGGCGATCCGGCCGCATTTTTCATTCAGCCAGGCGTAAGTCCCAATGTCGCAGAACAGATAAGGGCACAGTACGGTCTGAACGACCCTCTTCCGGTGCAGTATGTCAAATGGCTCGGCAACGTGCTGCAGGGGGATTTCGGGAGAAGCTTCAGCCGTGCGCAGCAGCCTGTTTTCGAGGTTATTGCCGAAGCTCTGCCTATAACTGTGACCATAGCAGCTCTGACGCTGGTGGCGAATTTTACCTTCGGTATCATTATCGGCATTATTTCGGCTGTCCGGCAGAACAGTTTTCTTGACAGGTTTCTGACGGTTACGGCCTTGTTTTTTTACTCCATGCCGGAGTTCTGGTTTGCCCTTATGATGATTATTCTTTTTGCCCTCAAGCTGCAGTGGTTTCCTGCTTCCGGCCTCAATGAGATCGGCGCGGAAAGCTTCGGGCCGTTCGGTTTTTTTCTTGACCGTATATGGCATCTCGTTCTGCCGGTTACGGTGCTGAGCATCAACGGATCCGCCGGTATTGCGCGCTATGTCAGAGGCAGCATGCTGGAAGTGATCCGTCAGGACTATATCCGAACTGCGAGGGCAAAGGGGCTTCCTGAAAAAGTCGTTATTTTCCACCATGCCCTTCGAAATGCACTGCTTCCGGTGATTACCCTTATCGGAAGTTCGCTTCCCTTTATTTTCAGCGGGGCGCTTTTTATTGAAGTTATCTTTGCATTTCCGGGCATGGGCCGGGTTACCGTCGAAGCGATTTTTGCCAGGGATTATCCGCTTATTATTGCCAATACCTTTATTTCAGGCACATTGATCGTGTTGGGCAATCTGCTTGCCGATGTGTTATATGCCGTTGCCGATCCGAGAATAAGGCTCTGA
- a CDS encoding DUF4905 domain-containing protein gives MKPECRLRWRYLAGDDAMIWRLMFTRSGALVGQKRCLTQRRSLFFSIDDRSGQILFDDYLLLISEGGVPAGEGWFTGIETVSENYVYFHSYQESSPEHIGLWAADAATGRMVWFRGDIVYCITIDEGFLVYIPSVFAGFPERNYLIIDPLTGRELRRPGNDSGVINALRLEAVFEEERQEVTLPEFAVDGSVQCRMLRGAGVAAPEYAECLTVDNVTAAAIHERHPSSGAWQSTLCIVHDGQLLYEDIIAGKRDAPAVNSFLLRNRGLYYIKEASELIVVDI, from the coding sequence ATGAAACCCGAATGTCGGCTCCGATGGCGTTACCTTGCCGGTGACGATGCAATGATCTGGCGATTGATGTTTACCCGGAGCGGGGCGCTTGTAGGCCAGAAACGTTGCCTGACTCAGCGGCGTTCGCTTTTTTTTTCCATTGACGACCGATCGGGGCAGATTCTGTTCGATGACTATCTGCTGCTTATTTCCGAGGGGGGAGTGCCGGCGGGAGAGGGCTGGTTTACCGGAATCGAGACGGTTTCAGAAAATTATGTCTATTTCCATAGCTATCAGGAGAGCAGTCCGGAACATATCGGTCTCTGGGCCGCAGATGCCGCAACGGGCCGAATGGTCTGGTTCAGGGGTGATATCGTTTATTGCATTACCATTGATGAAGGCTTTCTGGTTTATATTCCTTCGGTGTTTGCCGGTTTTCCTGAACGGAACTATCTGATTATCGATCCGCTTACCGGCAGAGAGCTGAGACGACCGGGCAACGACAGCGGAGTAATCAACGCCCTGAGACTCGAAGCGGTTTTCGAGGAAGAACGGCAGGAGGTTACGCTTCCAGAATTTGCCGTCGATGGCTCCGTTCAGTGCAGAATGCTCAGGGGTGCCGGTGTGGCAGCTCCGGAATACGCTGAATGCCTGACTGTCGATAACGTAACGGCAGCTGCGATTCATGAGCGGCATCCATCTTCCGGAGCATGGCAGAGCACACTTTGCATTGTGCATGACGGGCAGCTTCTCTATGAAGATATCATAGCCGGGAAGCGGGACGCCCCGGCCGTAAACAGTTTTCTGCTCCGCAACAGGGGCTTATACTATATAAAAGAGGCATCGGAACTCATTGTTGTAGATATATGA